The genomic DNA aatcattttaaatattcgaatgcttatataataaaataattatagttttcaatatattatttttcatgtaactttttatttttgattAGTGCTTTTTCTCTTTCAAGATATTATTAAAAAGTAATCttaaatccttttttttttgcattttttatttcgtaattatttttttaaatgtagCATAAAAGTTATTCCTATTTATTGATTATTATAAACAAACTTGAAACCCAAAAAAAATAATGGGAAGGGACCCTGAAGTCTGAAGTCGGCTCATTGAGTGGGAAACAAAAATTATGTGATttagaaaaaaagagagaataaAAAAGCTCATTACTTGAGCTTCTTGTACAAACTACATaatctcttcttctttttcttagaAATGCAATATTTCTATTGAAATATCCCTTATTTCTCATACTTCCTACATACAACATTATTTAACAGCCTATACAAGAACTAGATACTAGGCCAAATAAGTCATCAAAGCAAGTACAACACTCAGTCATGGCCATGGTGCTTCACTACAGTAACAGGGCAGGAACCATTATTCACCACATAGTTGCTCACACTGCCCATTATAGCCCTGAAAAAGCCGAAGAGGAAAGAAAAGCAAATTCAAGAACAAATAAAATCTAGGGATATGATAATATATTTTGTCCAACTCTCCACATTTTTAAAAGTATTCGTGTTTGATGCTGACTCGTATGCAATGCATGTTGGAATATGACTCAAACTCGTCTTTAACTCAGACCCAAATTCGAGTATGATGGATGAAACCAGTCGGCAACTCTATCATGCTGATCTCCAAATGATGATTCAATTAACACATTGAAACAAGAGATTATTTGATGAATCGTTGTCACCTCTTAAGCGTGCCAAGCCCTCTATTTCCTACAACCATGCAGCTAAGAGGGATGTTATCAATGGCCTCGCATAACTTCTCACGTGGATCACCCCAGTATATCTTCATCACCACCATGACCTGATGATTAATTGAGTAAATAATAtcaatttattaataattaacaATTACTAGAACAGTCTAATTATGCTACAAGTCCCTACTCTTTTGATTTAATAGTACAACAAACACAACTGTCAAGggaaaaaatatataaactttcatATGTTTTCTTTAGAAAAGTGCAGAATTGAACCAAATGGAATTAAAAGTAGAGGATATATAAAGAGTACAGGGATCAAGAGCATAATTAGACCTAACTGAAACTAAATGAAGACCATTTCCATGGATTTTGGGAGAAGAAAAATTACTTCTTTTTGCTTAGCAGCAGTGTTAGCAATATCCAGAGTTTCTGGGTCAGGCTTTACTCCATACTTCTTCATGGTCGCAGGATCAGAAAACTCACTTAAAGGGATAAGTGCTACAATAACagtaattaaaaaaagaaaaaagaagcacAATCAAATCAGTtaagacttttttttttattcttttctcgAGAAACAATCAGAAATCAAAAAGAGTGAAGAAGAGCATGTACGTGAACCACCGCTGATTGCCCAAAGCTGCATCTCGCCTTCCTCATAATGACCTTCAGGTTGAACGGCAACAAGGATAAGATAATCCCCTTTCCGCATAATGTTATCCACAGCCCATTTCAACGCATTCTTGCTGCTTGGAGAGAAATCCACAGCAACCCCAACTCTCCTATCTGCCGCCATATCTCTCTTCTCTCTCTATGATCACCCTAAGATGTTTAACCCTGtgtgtatatttatattaaactttttaaaccctttttattttatagTTGAAAAATTTgtgataatatatttaattttgggaTTTATCTTTTTATATTCATTATAAGCGTTATATTTTAGTCCAAAGCATtagtattataaaataatattatttcattattcagaATATTAATATCATACAATATTTCCTTAGTTGATTGGTATAATACTTTTTTCACAAAACAAATCAATATAtgaaatttattttgtaaaattataGTTATCataatacttattctttattaatttattataaaaataattaaatttataattaagatGAAAagtaatcattaaaaatttttataTCAGTGATTCCAAAAGAATAAAAGGATCAGCTTTAGATAAAGCTGAGAAAAGCTTGTAAGTGGAGTTTACTTTGTGGGGGAAAGGGGTGGTGTATGATTTTCTTGGTGTTTCTGAGCCACTGATGGAGAACCATAGATTTTGATGAAAGATCGGACGGTGGATGTGAATGTTTAGCGATTGGCCCAGAATTTCGATTGTTACTTGTTGTCGGGCGGTGACCCCTCGTGGATATTTTGTATGATTGTCTGGTGCATGACAAAACTTTGAAACCACGTGGATATTTACCGCTTCTTAATAATAGTGattctaaaaataatttgaatttcaaattaactaaattgaATTATTCGAATTAATTTAAAGAAgtgatttaaattttaataatttgaatAGTAGGTTAGTATAAATAGTTTTTGGTttctattaattttgaaaatgaataaattagtttctcttaacaaaattaaaaaattcaaactaatttttaaattttcaaaataatt from Gossypium arboreum isolate Shixiya-1 chromosome 9, ASM2569848v2, whole genome shotgun sequence includes the following:
- the LOC108455740 gene encoding universal stress protein PHOS34-like, which produces MAADRRVGVAVDFSPSSKNALKWAVDNIMRKGDYLILVAVQPEGHYEEGEMQLWAISGGSPLIPLSEFSDPATMKKYGVKPDPETLDIANTAAKQKEVMVVMKIYWGDPREKLCEAIDNIPLSCMVVGNRGLGTLKRAIMGSVSNYVVNNGSCPVTVVKHHGHD